A genomic region of Nitrosomonas ureae contains the following coding sequences:
- the nadD gene encoding nicotinate-nucleotide adenylyltransferase: protein MEIIDKFPLTGIYGGTFDPIHYGHLRIAEELLDHAGLKRILFIPSGAPRLRVAPAASRGHRSAMVRLAIQDNTRFSLDEREVNRPGISTTIQSLREFRCELGDHAALCFILGVDAFVKIDHWVEWQELFALCHIILVARPGYVPIGKNKALSAEIQKELVSRSVAYASDLGSQSNGFIYTARTSLLEISASHIRSLIKNNKSIRYLLPENVVDYIQTNRLYTGNL from the coding sequence GTGGAAATTATTGATAAGTTTCCTCTAACCGGGATCTATGGGGGTACGTTTGATCCTATTCACTATGGTCACCTGCGTATCGCTGAAGAATTACTCGATCATGCCGGTTTAAAGCGCATTCTTTTTATTCCTTCAGGTGCACCTCGGTTGCGGGTTGCTCCCGCTGCATCAAGAGGTCACCGGTCAGCCATGGTGCGTTTGGCAATTCAAGATAACACCCGGTTTTCTCTTGACGAGCGTGAAGTTAATCGTCCGGGTATTAGTACAACGATTCAATCGCTACGTGAGTTCAGGTGCGAACTTGGTGATCATGCAGCACTTTGTTTTATCCTTGGAGTTGATGCGTTTGTTAAAATAGATCACTGGGTGGAATGGCAGGAGTTATTTGCTTTGTGCCATATTATTTTGGTTGCCCGTCCGGGTTATGTTCCGATCGGCAAAAACAAGGCGTTATCTGCAGAAATACAAAAGGAATTGGTATCTCGGTCCGTCGCGTATGCAAGCGATCTCGGATCACAATCCAATGGCTTTATATATACTGCCCGGACATCATTACTGGAAATTTCAGCATCGCATATACGATCATTAATAAAAAACAATAAAAGCATACGTTATTTATTACCTGAGAATGTCGTTGATTATATTCAAACCAATCGGTTATACACTGGAAATTTATGA
- the rsfS gene encoding ribosome silencing factor: protein MNSEKLIKVIIDALEEIKAHDIDVINVTKITSMFEHIIIASADSTRQTKSLANNVQEKVKAAGGNVFSVEGEQSGDWLLVDVGDVIVHIMLPAVREYYNLKALWCERN from the coding sequence ATGAATTCTGAAAAGCTTATTAAGGTCATAATCGATGCACTGGAGGAAATTAAAGCGCACGATATCGATGTAATCAATGTCACAAAAATAACTTCGATGTTTGAACATATCATCATTGCCAGCGCGGATTCAACGCGCCAGACAAAATCTCTGGCAAACAATGTACAAGAAAAGGTCAAAGCTGCTGGAGGAAATGTTTTTAGTGTGGAAGGAGAGCAGTCAGGCGACTGGCTGCTGGTTGACGTGGGTGATGTGATCGTACACATCATGCTACCGGCCGTTCGCGAATACTACAATTTGAAAGCGTTATGGTGCGAGCGGAATTAA